A genomic window from Gambusia affinis linkage group LG16, SWU_Gaff_1.0, whole genome shotgun sequence includes:
- the ctsl.1 gene encoding cathepsin L.1, with protein sequence MKILLFIAAALAVASCASISLEDLEFHAWKLKFGRTYSSPSEEAQRKEIWLNNRKVVLVHNIMADQGIKSYRLGMTYFADMENEEYRRMISLGCLRSFNASLPRRGSTFLSLFNSNDLPKSVDWRDKGYVTDVKDQKDCGSCWAFSTTGSLEGQTFRKTGKLVSLSEQQLVDCSGDYGNMGCNGGLMDNAFKYIQANGGIDTEDSYPYEAEDGQCRYNPNTVGATCTGYVDVNLGDEDALKEAVATIGPVSVGIDAGHSSFQLYESGVYDEPDCSSTDLDHGVLAVGYGTDSGLDYWLVKNSWGLSWGDSGYIKMSRNKHNQCGIATAASYPLV encoded by the exons ATGAAGATCCTGCTCTTTATTGCTGCTGCTCTGGCTGTGGCCAGCTGTGCAAGCATCTCACTGGAAGACCTCGAATTTCACGCCTGGAAACTGAAGTTTG GAAGGACTTACAGTTCTCCATCAGAGGAGGCACAGCGGAAGGAAATCTGGCTCAACAATCGCAAAGTGGTTCTGGTTCACAACATCATGGCAGATCAGGGGATCAAGTCATACCGCCTTGGGATGACCTACTTTGCTGACATG GAAAATGAAGAGTACAGGCGAATGATTTCTCTAGGCTGCCTGCGTTCATTCAACGCCTCCCTGCCTCGCCGTGGCTCTACTTTCCTCAGCTTGTTCAACTCCAACGATCTACCCAAGTCTGTTGACTGGAGGGACAAGGGATACGTTACAGATGTCAAGGATCAGAAGGACTGCGGCTCCTGCTGGGCTTTCAGCACG ACCGGTTCCCTGGAGGGCCAGACCTTCAGGAAGACCGGGAAGCTGGTGTCTCTGAGTGAGCAGCAGTTGGTTGACTGCTCTGGTGACTATGGCAACATGGGATGCAATGGCGGCTTGATGGACAACGCCTTCAAGTACATCCAGGCTAACGGTGGGATTGACACAGAGGATTCCTACCCTTATGAGGCagag GACGGACAGTGCCGCTACAACCCCAACACCGTTGGAGCCACATGCACCGGTTATGTTGATGTGAATCTAGGCGACGAAGACGCCCTGAAGGAGGCTGTGGCCACCATCGGACCAGTTTCTGTTGGCATCGATGCCGGCCATTCCTCTTTCCAGCTTTATGAATCAG GTGTGTATGATGAGCCTGACTGCAGCAGCACTGACCTGGATCATGGAGTGCTCGCTGTTGGTTACGGCACTGACAGTGGTCTTGACTATTGGCTGGTTAAAAACAG ctgggGTCTTAGCTGGGGAGACAGTGGTTATATCAAGATGTCCAGGAACAAACACAACCAGTGTGGAATCGCCACTGCAGCCAGCTATCCACTGGTCTGA
- the vgll2b gene encoding transcription cofactor vestigial-like protein 2b isoform X1 — MSCLDVMYPAYGHYAPYAPTAPAFINRLQAPSGLSSSAPNSRDFMEPPSVPEGMSGGPGTGGSTSSSSSSSSSSSSSYTPAVPRPAEGPKEKQEGPEAEYLTSRCVLFTYYHGDISSVVDEHFSRALSSYMDGEGKRRAPEQQGTESSSSNSRRSFPPSFWDSNYTSPHSRSHCETSAPAYSMDPYASALHPGLSHPHTHPHPHAHSHAHPHPPEGWGYPQAQAYGPPRPLHELYTPSALESHYGGLLMPTVRPPHLPTLPSHYEVGKLEPTTSWPSLLPPGDVSQTLALNMDTGLQQHKKGKELYWF; from the exons ATGAGCTGTTTGGATGTTATGTATCCAGCCTATGGACATTACGCACCGTACGCACCGACTGCTCCCGCTTTTATCAATAGATTACAG GCTCCTTCAGGTCTGAGCAGCTCTGCGCCCAACAGTCGGGATTTTATGGAACCTCCCAGCGTTCCCGAAGGGATGTCTGGGGGTCCAGGCACTGGAGGATCAACTTCCTCCTCATCTTCGTCCagttcttcttcctcctcctcttacACACCTGCGGTACCGAGACCAGCGGAGGGCCCCAAGGAGAAGCAGGAGGGCCCCGAGGCAGAGTACCTGACTTCTCGCTGTGTGCTCTTCACTTACTATCATGGAGACATCAGCAGCGTGGTGGACGAGCACTTCTCCAGGGCTCTCAGCTCCTACATGGATGGAGAGGGCAAACGGAGGGCGCCAGAGCAACAGGGCACAG AAAGCTCTTCCTCCAACAGTCGGCGCAGCTTCCCCCCGTCTTTCTGGGACAGTAACTACACGTCACCTCACAGTCGCTCCCACTGTGAGACCAGCGCCCCAGCTTATTCCATGGACCCGTACGCATCGGCGCTGCATCCAGGCCTGTCACACCCGCATACTCATCCTCACCCACATGCCCACTCTCATGCCCACCCCCACCCACCGGAGGGCTGGGGTTACCCTCAGGCCCAAGCCTACGGCCCTCCTCGACCTCTACATGAACTGTACACACCGTCGGCTCTGGAGTCTCACTATGGGGGTCTGCTCATGCCCACTGTGAGACCACCTCATCTTCCCACCTTGCCAAGTCACTATGAAGTGGGCAAGCTGGAGCCCACCACCTCCTGGCCGAGCCTGCTGCCCCCTGGAGATGTCAGCCAGACGCTGGCTCTCAACATGGATACAG gtCTCCAGCAGCACAAGAAAGGCAAGGAGCTGTACTGGTTCTAA
- the vgll2b gene encoding transcription cofactor vestigial-like protein 2b isoform X2 — MSCLDVMYPAYGHYAPYAPTAPAFINRLQAPSGLSSSAPNSRDFMEPPSVPEGMSGGPGTGGSTSSSSSSSSSSSSSYTPAVPRPAEGPKEKQEGPEAEYLTSRCVLFTYYHGDISSVVDEHFSRALSSYMDGEGKRRAPEQQGTALPPTVGAASPRLSGTVTTRHLTVAPTVRPAPQLIPWTRTHRRCIQACHTRILILTHMPTLMPTPTHRRAGVTLRPKPTALLDLYMNCTHRRLWSLTMGVCSCPL; from the exons ATGAGCTGTTTGGATGTTATGTATCCAGCCTATGGACATTACGCACCGTACGCACCGACTGCTCCCGCTTTTATCAATAGATTACAG GCTCCTTCAGGTCTGAGCAGCTCTGCGCCCAACAGTCGGGATTTTATGGAACCTCCCAGCGTTCCCGAAGGGATGTCTGGGGGTCCAGGCACTGGAGGATCAACTTCCTCCTCATCTTCGTCCagttcttcttcctcctcctcttacACACCTGCGGTACCGAGACCAGCGGAGGGCCCCAAGGAGAAGCAGGAGGGCCCCGAGGCAGAGTACCTGACTTCTCGCTGTGTGCTCTTCACTTACTATCATGGAGACATCAGCAGCGTGGTGGACGAGCACTTCTCCAGGGCTCTCAGCTCCTACATGGATGGAGAGGGCAAACGGAGGGCGCCAGAGCAACAGGGCACAG CTCTTCCTCCAACAGTCGGCGCAGCTTCCCCCCGTCTTTCTGGGACAGTAACTACACGTCACCTCACAGTCGCTCCCACTGTGAGACCAGCGCCCCAGCTTATTCCATGGACCCGTACGCATCGGCGCTGCATCCAGGCCTGTCACACCCGCATACTCATCCTCACCCACATGCCCACTCTCATGCCCACCCCCACCCACCGGAGGGCTGGGGTTACCCTCAGGCCCAAGCCTACGGCCCTCCTCGACCTCTACATGAACTGTACACACCGTCGGCTCTGGAGTCTCACTATGGGGGTCTGCTCATGCCCACTGTGA